Proteins encoded by one window of Sphingosinicella sp. BN140058:
- a CDS encoding PhoH family protein: MAQKRSPESAAARARLEIEFEQPHLLGPLFGEFDRNLVAIEDRLGVYIAARGARVQIEGEPEAAARARDVLLGLYNRLDEGQDVDTGTVEAVIAMAGQPTLEGIISKDVAEPPKVMIRTRKKTIVPRSQMQAVYMEALARDDMIFALGPAGTGKTYLAVAQAVQQLIGGSVDRLILSRPAVEAGERLGFLPGDMKDKVDPYLRPLYDALYDMLPAEQVERRIASGEIEIAPIAFMRGRTLSDAFIILDEAQNTTPAQMKMFLTRFGMRSRMVICGDPLQVDLPDPGKSGLGDAVGRLEGVQSIATVRFGAGDVVRHPLVGRIVEAYEGKGA; the protein is encoded by the coding sequence ATGGCCCAGAAGCGCAGCCCGGAGAGCGCAGCCGCCCGCGCGCGCCTCGAGATCGAGTTCGAGCAGCCGCATCTGCTCGGGCCGCTGTTCGGCGAGTTCGATCGCAATCTGGTCGCGATCGAGGACCGGCTCGGAGTCTATATCGCCGCGCGCGGCGCCCGCGTGCAGATCGAGGGCGAGCCGGAAGCCGCCGCCCGCGCCCGCGACGTCCTGCTCGGCCTCTACAACCGGCTCGACGAGGGTCAGGACGTCGACACCGGCACCGTCGAGGCGGTGATCGCCATGGCCGGCCAACCCACATTGGAGGGCATCATCTCGAAGGACGTCGCCGAACCGCCCAAGGTCATGATCCGGACGCGCAAGAAGACGATCGTGCCCCGCTCGCAGATGCAGGCGGTGTACATGGAAGCGCTCGCCCGCGACGACATGATCTTCGCGCTCGGCCCGGCCGGCACCGGCAAGACCTACCTCGCCGTCGCCCAGGCGGTGCAGCAGCTGATCGGCGGCTCCGTCGACCGGCTGATCCTGTCGCGGCCCGCGGTCGAAGCCGGCGAGCGGCTCGGCTTCCTGCCCGGCGACATGAAGGACAAGGTCGATCCCTATCTGCGCCCGCTCTACGACGCGCTGTACGACATGCTCCCGGCCGAGCAGGTCGAGCGGCGCATCGCCAGCGGCGAGATCGAGATCGCGCCGATCGCGTTCATGCGCGGCCGTACCCTCTCCGACGCCTTCATCATCCTCGACGAGGCGCAGAACACCACCCCGGCGCAGATGAAGATGTTCCTCACCCGCTTCGGCATGCGCAGCCGGATGGTGATCTGCGGCGATCCGCTGCAGGTCGATCTTCCCGATCCCGGCAAGTCCGGCCTCGGCGACGCCGTCGGCCGGCTCGAAGGCGTGCAGAGCATCGCCACCGTGCGGTTCGGCGCCGGCGATGTCGTCCGCCACCCGCTCGTCGGCCGCATCGTCGAGGCCTATGAAGGCAAGGGTGCATGA
- the ybeY gene encoding rRNA maturation RNase YbeY yields the protein MILVESDLSGEWDSSSGLPALAERAVRAAVAASDWNDLGDSPVTIEVSVKFTGNDEVQSLNAQYRGKNKPTNVLSFPMIEGDLLDQLVAAGGGEILLGDIVLARGICAEEAADKGISIDDHATHLVVHGTLHLLGYDHEEDEEEAEAMEDTERRALAALGIADPYPTEVQFQADA from the coding sequence ATGATCCTCGTCGAGTCCGATCTATCAGGGGAATGGGACAGTAGCAGCGGCCTGCCGGCGCTTGCCGAGCGGGCCGTCCGCGCCGCCGTCGCCGCCAGCGACTGGAACGATCTCGGCGACAGCCCGGTCACGATCGAGGTCTCGGTCAAGTTCACCGGCAATGACGAAGTCCAGAGCCTGAACGCCCAATATCGCGGCAAGAACAAGCCGACCAACGTCCTCTCCTTCCCGATGATCGAGGGCGATCTGCTCGATCAGCTCGTCGCCGCCGGCGGGGGCGAAATCCTGCTCGGCGACATCGTCCTCGCCCGCGGCATCTGCGCCGAAGAGGCCGCGGACAAGGGTATCTCGATCGACGACCATGCCACCCATCTCGTGGTACACGGAACTCTGCACCTCCTCGGCTACGATCATGAGGAGGACGAGGAGGAAGCCGAAGCCATGGAAGACACCGAACGCCGCGCGCTTGCGGCGCTCGGCATTGCCGATCCCTATCCCACGGAGGTTCAATTCCAAGCCGATGCCTGA
- a CDS encoding hemolysin family protein, which yields MPDEEDSRPETEQAPSFWRGLRTFLFGEESEATLRAEIEEAIESHEGEVPAVGDLSPIERQMLRNLLHFGESTVADIAVPRGDIVAVESDIGFEALVAAFVEAQHSRLPVYEESLDRVIGMVHVKDVFTVQMTGATPPADISTLLRKPLYVPESMGVLDLLARMRAERVHLAIVVDEFGGTEGLVTIEDVVEEIVGEIEDEHDETAPGMLIPIEDGIWDADARAELEEVAELIDGRLATEEDVDTLGGLATVLAGHVPQQGEIVAHPSGWRLEVTESDSRRVTRLRLHAPEETALIE from the coding sequence ATGCCTGACGAAGAGGACAGTCGACCCGAGACCGAGCAGGCCCCGTCCTTCTGGCGTGGCCTGCGCACCTTTTTGTTCGGGGAAGAGAGCGAGGCTACGCTCCGCGCCGAGATCGAGGAAGCGATCGAAAGCCATGAGGGCGAAGTGCCCGCGGTCGGCGATCTGTCGCCGATCGAGCGCCAGATGCTGCGCAACCTCCTCCACTTCGGCGAGAGCACCGTCGCCGACATCGCGGTTCCGCGCGGCGACATCGTTGCGGTGGAGAGCGATATCGGCTTCGAGGCCCTCGTCGCCGCCTTCGTCGAGGCGCAGCACAGCCGTCTGCCGGTCTATGAGGAGAGCCTCGACCGAGTGATCGGAATGGTCCACGTCAAGGACGTGTTCACCGTTCAGATGACCGGAGCGACGCCGCCCGCCGACATCTCCACCCTCCTGCGCAAGCCGCTCTACGTGCCGGAATCGATGGGCGTGCTCGATCTGCTCGCCCGCATGCGTGCCGAGCGAGTCCACCTCGCGATCGTCGTCGATGAATTCGGCGGCACCGAGGGCCTGGTGACGATCGAGGACGTCGTCGAGGAAATCGTCGGCGAGATTGAGGACGAGCATGACGAGACCGCACCCGGCATGCTGATCCCGATCGAGGACGGCATCTGGGACGCCGACGCCCGCGCCGAGCTCGAGGAAGTCGCCGAGCTCATCGACGGCCGCCTCGCTACCGAAGAGGACGTCGACACGCTCGGCGGCCTCGCCACCGTGCTCGCCGGCCACGTCCCGCAGCAGGGCGAGATCGTCGCCCACCCTTCCGGCTGGCGCCTCGAAGTCACCGAAAGCGACTCCCGCCGCGTCACCCGCCTCCGCCTCCACGCCCCGGAAGAAACAGCGCTCATCGAATAG
- a CDS encoding TlpA disulfide reductase family protein — protein sequence MRMIGTAALLGALAASVASPVAAGPKVGRAAPDFVITTFDKKKVSLAELRGKVVVINHWATWCGPCKAEMPMMSAMHARYKQFGFEIFGVTTQDSVQPSALKKVAAVLSYPLARGIKGDYPILSGVPTTYVIDRAGMLRAAKAGSFETQEFIDLIVPLLKEPTPE from the coding sequence ATGCGGATGATTGGCACGGCGGCGTTGCTCGGCGCCTTGGCGGCTTCGGTGGCGTCGCCGGTGGCGGCGGGGCCGAAGGTCGGGCGGGCGGCGCCGGATTTCGTGATCACGACGTTCGACAAGAAGAAGGTCAGCCTTGCGGAATTGCGGGGCAAGGTTGTGGTGATCAACCATTGGGCGACGTGGTGCGGGCCGTGCAAGGCGGAGATGCCGATGATGAGCGCCATGCATGCGCGCTACAAGCAATTTGGCTTCGAGATCTTCGGGGTGACGACGCAGGATTCGGTGCAGCCGTCGGCGCTCAAGAAGGTCGCGGCGGTGCTGTCCTATCCGCTCGCGCGCGGGATCAAGGGCGACTATCCGATCCTGAGCGGCGTCCCGACCACCTATGTGATCGATCGGGCCGGGATGCTGCGCGCCGCCAAGGCCGGTTCGTTCGAGACCCAGGAATTCATCGATCTGATCGTGCCGCTGCTGAAGGAGCCGACGCCGGAATAG
- a CDS encoding enoyl-CoA hydratase-related protein, whose translation MAYEQIRVEHSAAGITTITLARPERLNALTARMLDELREAVVEAGRSGARCLLITGEGRGFSSGADLAAADGLPEDAGAALETHFNPLVEALFAAPMPVVAAVNGPAAGAGCSIALAADIVIAARSAYFLQAFVNIGLIPDAGATWLLPRLAGRARALEMMLLGERVSAEQAQNWGMIARVAEDEALASEAAALAARLAAGPTVALGLIRRLARDAAQAPLADALAAERDAQRTAGRTEDFRTGVAAFLARRPARFEGR comes from the coding sequence ATGGCGTACGAGCAGATCAGGGTCGAGCACAGCGCGGCAGGGATCACCACCATCACCCTGGCGCGGCCGGAGCGGCTGAATGCGCTGACGGCGCGGATGCTGGACGAGTTGCGCGAGGCGGTCGTCGAGGCCGGGCGGTCGGGCGCGCGGTGCCTGCTGATCACCGGCGAGGGGCGCGGCTTTTCGAGCGGGGCCGATCTGGCGGCCGCGGACGGGCTGCCCGAAGATGCCGGCGCCGCGCTGGAGACCCATTTCAACCCGCTGGTCGAAGCTTTGTTCGCCGCGCCGATGCCGGTGGTTGCCGCAGTCAACGGCCCCGCGGCCGGCGCCGGCTGCTCGATCGCGCTCGCCGCCGACATCGTCATTGCCGCGCGTTCGGCCTATTTCCTGCAGGCATTCGTCAACATTGGCCTGATCCCCGATGCCGGCGCGACCTGGCTGCTGCCGCGGCTGGCCGGCCGCGCCCGCGCGCTGGAGATGATGCTGCTCGGCGAACGCGTTTCGGCGGAACAGGCGCAGAACTGGGGCATGATCGCCCGCGTGGCCGAAGACGAAGCGCTCGCGTCAGAGGCGGCGGCGCTCGCCGCGCGCCTCGCCGCCGGTCCGACGGTCGCGCTGGGCCTGATCCGCCGCCTTGCCCGCGACGCCGCGCAGGCGCCGCTCGCCGACGCGCTCGCCGCCGAGCGCGATGCCCAGCGCACCGCCGGCCGAACGGAGGATTTCCGCACCGGCGTCGCCGCCTTTCTCGCCCGCCGGCCGGCGCGCTTCGAGGGCCGCTGA
- a CDS encoding acyl-CoA carboxylase subunit beta, which produces MATMIDELESRRAAAQLGGGEKRIEAQHAKGRLTARERLSVLLDPGSFEEYDMFVEHNCADFGMETQKFPGDGVVTGSGTINGRLVYVFAQDFTVFGGSLSERHASKICKVMDMALKVGAPVIGLNDSGGARIQEGVASLGGYAEVFQRNVLASGVVPQISLIMGPCAGGAVYSPAMTDFIFMVKDSSYMFVTGPDVVKTVTNEVVTQEELGGAVTHTTKSGVADVAFENDIDALLATRDFFDFLPLSNRHDLPERACTDPWDRVEESLDTLIPDSASKPYDMHELIRKVVDEGDFFEIQPAHAANIIVGFGRVEGRTVGIVANQPMVLAGVLDIASSKKAGRFVRFCDAFDIPIVTFVDVPGFLPGVAQEHNGIIKNGAKLLFAYAEATVPKITVITRKAYGGAYDVMASKHLRGDLNYAWPTAEIAVMGARGAVEIIFRKDIGDPDKIAARTAEYEARFANPFVAASKGFIDEVIMPHSTRRRIALGLRKLRNKQLENPWKKHDNIPL; this is translated from the coding sequence ATGGCGACGATGATCGACGAGCTGGAATCGCGCCGCGCGGCGGCGCAGCTTGGCGGCGGCGAGAAGAGGATCGAGGCGCAGCACGCCAAGGGACGCCTGACCGCGCGCGAGCGGCTGAGCGTGCTGCTCGATCCCGGCAGCTTCGAAGAATATGACATGTTCGTCGAGCATAATTGCGCCGATTTCGGCATGGAGACGCAGAAATTCCCCGGCGACGGCGTCGTCACCGGATCGGGCACGATCAACGGAAGATTGGTCTACGTGTTCGCGCAGGATTTCACCGTCTTCGGCGGTTCGCTGTCCGAACGCCACGCCAGCAAGATCTGCAAGGTCATGGACATGGCGCTGAAGGTCGGCGCCCCGGTGATCGGTTTGAACGACAGCGGCGGCGCCCGTATCCAGGAAGGCGTCGCCTCGCTTGGCGGCTATGCCGAGGTATTCCAGCGCAACGTCCTCGCCTCCGGAGTGGTGCCGCAGATCAGCCTGATCATGGGCCCGTGCGCCGGCGGCGCGGTCTATTCGCCGGCGATGACCGACTTCATCTTCATGGTGAAGGATTCGAGCTACATGTTCGTCACCGGCCCGGACGTGGTGAAGACGGTGACCAACGAGGTCGTCACCCAGGAAGAGCTTGGCGGTGCCGTCACCCACACGACCAAATCGGGCGTCGCCGACGTCGCGTTCGAGAACGACATCGATGCGCTGCTCGCCACCCGCGACTTCTTCGATTTCCTGCCGCTCTCCAATCGCCACGATCTGCCGGAGCGTGCCTGCACCGATCCCTGGGACCGCGTCGAAGAGAGCCTCGACACGCTGATTCCCGACAGCGCGTCCAAGCCCTATGACATGCACGAGCTGATCCGGAAGGTGGTCGACGAAGGCGACTTCTTCGAGATCCAGCCCGCCCATGCCGCCAACATCATCGTCGGCTTCGGCCGCGTCGAGGGGCGGACCGTCGGCATCGTCGCCAACCAGCCGATGGTGCTCGCCGGCGTGCTCGACATCGCCTCGTCGAAGAAAGCCGGCCGCTTCGTCCGTTTCTGCGACGCGTTCGACATCCCGATCGTCACCTTCGTCGACGTCCCCGGCTTTCTCCCGGGCGTCGCCCAGGAGCATAACGGCATCATCAAGAACGGTGCGAAGCTTCTGTTCGCTTATGCCGAGGCGACGGTGCCCAAGATCACCGTGATCACCCGCAAGGCCTATGGCGGCGCCTATGACGTGATGGCCTCCAAGCACCTCCGCGGCGATCTGAACTATGCCTGGCCGACCGCCGAGATCGCAGTGATGGGCGCACGCGGCGCGGTGGAGATCATTTTCCGCAAGGATATCGGCGATCCGGACAAGATCGCCGCCCGCACCGCCGAATATGAAGCCCGCTTCGCCAACCCGTTCGTCGCCGCCTCCAAGGGCTTCATCGACGAAGTGATTATGCCCCACTCCACCCGCCGCCGCATCGCGCTCGGCCTTCGCAAGCTGCGCAACAAGCAGCTCGAGAACCCGTGGAAGAAGCATGACAATATCCCGCTCTGA
- the mce gene encoding methylmalonyl-CoA epimerase translates to MILGRLNHVGIATPSIEDSVALYRDLLGATRIHDPFDLPAQGVRVCFVDTPNSQIELIEPLGDASPLHGFLARNPAGGQHHLCFEVPDIHAAKAEMEAKGAKVLGEPRIGAHGTPVIFVHPKNMGGVLVELMETPREAH, encoded by the coding sequence ATGATTCTCGGCCGCCTCAACCATGTCGGCATCGCCACGCCCTCGATCGAGGACAGCGTCGCCCTCTATCGCGATTTGCTCGGCGCGACCCGGATCCACGATCCGTTCGATCTCCCCGCACAGGGTGTCCGCGTCTGCTTCGTCGATACGCCCAACAGCCAGATCGAGCTGATCGAGCCGCTCGGCGACGCCTCCCCCCTGCACGGCTTCCTCGCCAGGAACCCCGCCGGCGGCCAGCACCATCTCTGCTTCGAAGTGCCCGACATCCACGCCGCCAAGGCCGAGATGGAAGCCAAGGGCGCCAAGGTGCTCGGCGAACCCCGCATCGGTGCCCACGGCACGCCGGTCATCTTCGTCCATCCGAAGAATATGGGCGGCGTGCTCGTCGAGCTCATGGAGACTCCGCGGGAGGCGCATTGA
- the scpA gene encoding methylmalonyl-CoA mutase, whose amino-acid sequence MSDRPTIETNTGEDSGAAPNGAAPNGRSAAAGAPTRAEWEAAAAKEVKNKDLTWHTPEGIAVQPLYTADDVAGIDPGLPGFAPFTRGPYASMYTGRPWTIRQYAGFSTAEESNAFYRRNLAAGQKGLSVAFDLATHRGYDSDHPRVVGDVGKAGVAIDSVEDMKILFDTIPLDTMSVSMTMNGAVLPVLAFYIVAAEEQGVSQAQLAGTIQNDILKEFAVRNTYIYPPAPSMRIVADIIAYTSQHMPRFNSISISGYHMLEAGATAVQELAFTLADGMEYVRAARAKGLEVDAFAPRLSFFFGIGMNFFMEIAKLRAARTLWHRIMDDFGARSAKSKMLRTHCQTSGVSLTEQDPYNNVVRTTIEAMAAVLGGTQSLHTNSFDEAIALPTDTSARIARNTQLILAEESGITNVADPLGGSYFVESLTKDLADRAWALIQEVEALGGMTAAVAEGLPKRRIEEASAARAASVDRGETVIVGVNRYRLQDEPPIETLEIDNARVRAGQIERIERVRAARDEAAVQAALQALRDGAAADANLLALSVDAARARATLGEISSALEDVFGRYDTLPEPVSGIYGAAYKDDARWARAEDGVDAVERRLGRRPRILIAKMGQDGHDRGANLVASAFGDLGFDIVSGPLFQTPEESARLAVERDVDVVGASSLAAGHKTLVPELIAQLRALGRADIKVVVGGVIPPRDYDMLREAGVQAIFGPGTNLVDAAGEVLKLLGHNLPPLDEAAA is encoded by the coding sequence ATGTCAGACAGACCAACCATCGAAACCAACACCGGCGAAGATTCGGGCGCAGCCCCGAATGGCGCCGCCCCGAACGGGCGCTCCGCGGCCGCCGGTGCCCCCACCCGCGCCGAGTGGGAGGCCGCCGCCGCAAAGGAGGTCAAGAACAAGGACCTGACCTGGCACACGCCGGAAGGGATTGCGGTTCAACCGCTCTACACTGCCGATGACGTTGCGGGTATCGATCCCGGACTGCCCGGCTTCGCGCCGTTCACCCGCGGCCCCTACGCCTCGATGTACACCGGTCGTCCCTGGACGATCCGCCAATATGCCGGCTTCTCCACCGCCGAGGAATCGAACGCTTTCTACCGCCGCAACCTCGCCGCCGGGCAGAAGGGCCTTTCGGTCGCGTTCGATCTCGCCACCCACCGCGGCTACGATTCCGATCACCCCCGCGTGGTCGGCGATGTCGGCAAGGCCGGGGTTGCGATCGACAGCGTGGAAGACATGAAGATCCTGTTCGACACCATCCCGCTCGATACGATGAGCGTGTCGATGACGATGAACGGCGCGGTGCTGCCGGTGCTCGCTTTCTACATCGTCGCCGCCGAGGAACAGGGCGTGTCTCAGGCGCAGCTTGCGGGCACGATCCAGAACGACATCCTCAAGGAGTTCGCGGTCCGCAACACCTATATCTACCCGCCGGCGCCCTCGATGCGGATCGTCGCAGACATCATCGCCTATACGTCGCAGCACATGCCGCGCTTCAACTCGATCTCGATCAGCGGCTACCACATGCTCGAAGCCGGTGCGACGGCCGTGCAGGAACTCGCCTTCACCCTGGCGGATGGCATGGAATATGTCCGCGCCGCCCGCGCCAAGGGGCTGGAGGTCGACGCCTTCGCGCCGCGGCTGTCCTTCTTCTTCGGCATCGGCATGAACTTCTTCATGGAGATCGCCAAGCTGCGCGCCGCGCGTACTTTGTGGCACCGGATCATGGACGATTTCGGCGCCAGGAGCGCCAAGTCGAAGATGCTCCGCACCCACTGCCAGACGTCCGGCGTGTCGCTGACCGAGCAGGATCCGTACAATAATGTCGTGCGCACCACGATCGAGGCGATGGCCGCAGTGCTCGGGGGCACCCAGTCGCTCCACACCAACAGCTTCGACGAGGCGATCGCACTGCCGACCGACACCTCGGCCCGCATCGCCCGCAACACCCAGCTCATCCTTGCAGAGGAAAGCGGCATCACCAACGTCGCGGATCCGCTCGGCGGCTCCTACTTCGTCGAGAGCCTGACCAAGGATCTCGCCGACCGCGCCTGGGCTCTGATTCAGGAGGTCGAGGCGCTTGGCGGGATGACCGCTGCGGTGGCGGAAGGCCTACCCAAGCGCCGCATCGAGGAAGCCTCCGCCGCGCGCGCGGCGAGCGTCGATCGCGGCGAGACGGTGATCGTCGGCGTCAACCGCTATCGCCTGCAGGACGAGCCGCCGATCGAAACGCTTGAGATCGACAATGCCAGGGTCCGTGCCGGCCAGATCGAGCGGATCGAGCGAGTCCGCGCCGCGCGCGACGAAGCGGCCGTGCAGGCCGCGCTGCAGGCGCTGCGCGACGGTGCCGCCGCCGACGCCAATCTCCTCGCCCTCTCCGTCGACGCCGCCCGCGCCCGCGCCACCCTCGGCGAGATCTCCTCTGCGCTTGAGGACGTGTTCGGCCGCTACGACACTCTGCCCGAACCGGTCAGCGGCATCTACGGCGCCGCCTACAAGGACGATGCCCGCTGGGCGCGTGCCGAGGACGGCGTCGACGCGGTCGAGCGCCGGCTCGGCCGACGTCCCCGCATCCTGATCGCCAAGATGGGCCAGGACGGGCATGATCGCGGCGCCAATCTGGTCGCCTCCGCCTTCGGCGATCTCGGCTTCGACATCGTCTCCGGCCCGCTCTTCCAGACTCCCGAAGAGAGCGCGCGCCTCGCCGTCGAGCGCGACGTCGACGTCGTCGGCGCCTCGAGCCTCGCCGCGGGCCACAAGACCCTGGTCCCCGAACTGATCGCCCAGCTCCGCGCCCTCGGCCGCGCCGACATCAAGGTCGTCGTCGGCGGAGTCATCCCGCCGAGGGATTACGACATGCTCCGCGAGGCTGGAGTCCAGGCGATCTTCGGGCCCGGCACCAACCTCGTCGACGCCGCCGGCGAAGTGCTGAAGCTGCTCGGCCACAACCTCCCGCCCCTCGACGAGGCGGCGGCGTAA
- the bioB gene encoding biotin synthase BioB yields the protein MTVSPTPRTDWTRAEIAAIFDRPFLDLVTEAQDIHRRWHAPNEVQLSTLLSIKTGGCAEDCGYCSQSAFAKSGIKAEKLMNVDAVLSAAAEAKAAGSGRFCMGAAWREPKERDMDALCTMVAGVKAMGLETCMTLGMLTRDQSERLAAAGLDYYNHNLDTSPEHYGEIITTRTYQERLDTLENVRASGMSVCCGGIVGMGETREDRVGFLHALATLPAHPESVPINALVPVKGTARGDSMLAGAHAKIDDLEFVRTVAVARILMPRSMVRLSAGRESMSESTQALCFLAGANSIFTGDKLLTTGNAGAGADAILFEKLGLRAMTSEEPARVAAE from the coding sequence ATGACCGTCTCCCCCACCCCCCGCACCGACTGGACCCGCGCCGAGATCGCCGCGATCTTCGACCGCCCGTTCCTCGACCTCGTCACCGAAGCGCAGGATATCCACCGCCGCTGGCACGCGCCCAACGAGGTCCAGCTTTCCACCCTGCTCTCGATCAAGACCGGCGGCTGCGCCGAGGATTGCGGCTATTGCAGCCAGTCGGCCTTCGCCAAGTCCGGCATCAAGGCCGAGAAATTGATGAATGTCGATGCGGTGCTCTCCGCCGCCGCCGAGGCCAAGGCGGCGGGCTCCGGCCGCTTCTGCATGGGCGCCGCGTGGCGCGAGCCAAAGGAGCGCGACATGGATGCTCTCTGCACCATGGTCGCGGGGGTCAAGGCGATGGGCCTCGAAACCTGCATGACCTTGGGCATGCTGACCCGCGACCAGTCGGAACGGCTCGCCGCCGCCGGGCTCGATTATTACAACCACAATCTCGACACCTCGCCCGAACATTATGGCGAGATCATCACCACCCGCACCTATCAGGAACGGCTCGACACGCTCGAAAATGTCCGGGCGTCGGGGATGTCGGTCTGCTGCGGCGGCATCGTCGGCATGGGCGAGACCCGCGAAGACCGGGTCGGCTTCCTCCACGCTCTCGCCACCCTGCCCGCCCATCCCGAAAGCGTGCCGATCAACGCGCTTGTGCCGGTGAAGGGCACCGCCCGCGGCGATTCGATGCTCGCCGGTGCCCACGCGAAGATCGACGACCTCGAATTCGTCCGCACCGTCGCCGTCGCCCGCATCCTGATGCCGCGCTCGATGGTCCGGCTCTCCGCCGGCCGCGAGAGCATGAGCGAGTCGACCCAGGCGCTCTGCTTCCTCGCCGGCGCGAATTCCATCTTCACCGGCGACAAATTGCTGACCACCGGCAATGCCGGCGCCGGCGCAGACGCAATCCTCTTCGAGAAACTCGGCCTGCGCGCGATGACCTCGGAGGAGCCTGCCCGGGTCGCGGCGGAGTGA